In Streptomyces sp. NBC_01439, the following are encoded in one genomic region:
- the fabG gene encoding 3-oxoacyl-[acyl-carrier-protein] reductase, with product MSRSVLVTGGNRGIGLAIAQAFAEAGDKVAITYRSGEPPEALTSLGVLAVRCDITVSEQVEQAYKEIEDAHGAVEVLVANAGITKDTLLMRMSEEDFTSVLDTNLTGTFRVVKRANRGMLRAKKGRVVLISSVVGLLGSAGQANYAASKAALVGFARSLARELGSRNITFNVVAPGFVDTDMTKVLTDEQRAGIVGQVPLGRYAQPEEIAAAVRFLASDDAAYITGAVIPVDGGLGMGH from the coding sequence TTGAGCCGCTCGGTTCTCGTCACCGGAGGAAACCGGGGCATCGGCCTCGCCATCGCCCAAGCCTTCGCGGAGGCCGGCGACAAGGTCGCGATCACGTACCGGTCGGGTGAGCCGCCGGAGGCGCTCACCTCCCTCGGTGTCCTAGCGGTGCGCTGCGACATCACCGTCTCCGAGCAGGTGGAGCAGGCCTACAAGGAGATCGAGGACGCGCACGGCGCGGTCGAGGTCCTCGTGGCCAATGCCGGCATCACCAAGGACACGCTGCTGATGCGCATGTCCGAAGAGGACTTCACCTCCGTCCTCGACACCAACCTCACCGGCACGTTCCGGGTGGTCAAGCGCGCGAACCGGGGCATGCTCCGGGCCAAGAAGGGCCGCGTCGTCCTGATCTCCTCGGTCGTCGGCCTCCTGGGCTCGGCCGGCCAGGCCAACTACGCCGCCTCCAAGGCCGCGCTGGTGGGCTTCGCCCGCTCCCTCGCCCGCGAGCTGGGTTCCCGCAACATCACCTTCAACGTCGTCGCCCCCGGTTTCGTGGACACCGACATGACGAAGGTGCTCACCGACGAGCAGCGCGCGGGCATCGTGGGCCAGGTGCCGCTCGGCCGTTACGCGCAGCCCGAGGAGATCGCGGCAGCCGTTCGCTTCCTGGCGTCCGACGACGCCGCGTACATCACCGGAGCCGTCATTCCCGTTGACGGCGGATTGGGCATGGGTCACTGA
- a CDS encoding GlsB/YeaQ/YmgE family stress response membrane protein: protein MGWLWAIIVGFVLGLIAKAILPGKQHQPLWLTTLFGIVGAVIGNAVATWIGVGETAGIDWTRHLLQIAGAVLVVALGEMAYGAIKGKRQTT from the coding sequence ATGGGTTGGTTGTGGGCGATCATCGTCGGTTTCGTGCTGGGGCTGATAGCCAAGGCCATCCTGCCGGGCAAGCAGCACCAGCCCCTGTGGCTGACCACCCTGTTCGGCATCGTCGGTGCCGTCATCGGCAATGCGGTGGCCACGTGGATCGGTGTGGGTGAGACCGCGGGCATCGACTGGACCAGGCACCTGCTGCAGATCGCGGGAGCGGTCCTCGTGGTCGCGCTCGGCGAGATGGCGTACGGAGCGATCAAGGGCAAGCGGCAGACGACGTGA
- the tyrS gene encoding tyrosine--tRNA ligase, whose product MTDIVDELKWRGLFAQSTDEEALRKAFADGPVTFYCGFDPTAASLHVGHLVQVLTVRRLQQAGNRPLALVGGATGQIGDPRPTAERTLNDPETVANWVTRLRTQIEPFLSFEGENAALMVNNLDWTAGMSAIEFLRDIGKHFRVNKMLTKDSVAKRLDSDQGISYTEFSYQLLQGMDFLELYRRYGCVLQQGGSDQWGNLTAGLDLIHRVEPGAVVHALATPLMVKADGTKFGKSESGAVWLDPEMTTPYAFYQFWLNVDDRDISTYMRILSFKSREELEELEAQTAERPQARAAQRALAEELTTLVHGADQCAAVIAASKALFGQGDLAELDEATLAAALSELPHVQVPEPGLVVDLLAETGLVASKSAGRRTVKEGGAYVNNAKVTAEDAVPAKEDLLHGRWLVLRRGKKNLAAVEVTGA is encoded by the coding sequence GTGACTGACATCGTCGACGAACTGAAGTGGCGCGGGCTCTTCGCCCAGTCCACCGACGAAGAAGCGCTGCGCAAGGCCTTCGCGGACGGTCCGGTCACCTTCTATTGCGGTTTCGACCCGACCGCGGCCTCGCTGCACGTGGGGCACCTGGTCCAGGTGCTCACCGTGCGCCGGCTCCAGCAGGCCGGCAACCGGCCGCTGGCGCTGGTCGGCGGGGCCACGGGGCAGATCGGCGACCCGCGACCGACGGCCGAGCGGACCCTGAACGACCCGGAGACCGTCGCGAACTGGGTGACCCGGCTGCGCACCCAGATCGAACCGTTCCTGTCCTTCGAGGGCGAGAACGCGGCGCTCATGGTGAACAACCTGGACTGGACGGCGGGCATGTCCGCCATCGAGTTCCTGCGGGACATCGGCAAGCACTTCCGCGTCAACAAGATGCTGACGAAGGACTCGGTCGCCAAGCGGCTCGACTCCGACCAGGGCATCAGCTACACCGAGTTCAGCTACCAGCTGCTCCAGGGCATGGACTTCCTGGAGCTGTACCGGCGCTACGGCTGCGTGCTCCAGCAGGGCGGCTCCGACCAGTGGGGCAACCTGACGGCCGGGCTCGACCTGATCCACCGGGTCGAGCCGGGCGCGGTCGTGCACGCGCTGGCGACTCCGCTGATGGTCAAGGCGGACGGCACCAAGTTCGGCAAGTCCGAGAGCGGCGCCGTGTGGCTCGACCCGGAGATGACCACGCCGTACGCGTTCTACCAGTTCTGGCTGAACGTGGACGACCGGGACATCTCCACCTACATGCGGATCCTGTCCTTCAAGTCCCGCGAGGAGCTGGAGGAGCTGGAGGCACAGACCGCCGAGCGGCCGCAGGCGCGCGCCGCCCAGCGGGCGCTGGCCGAGGAGCTGACCACGCTCGTGCACGGCGCCGACCAGTGCGCCGCCGTGATCGCCGCGTCGAAGGCACTGTTCGGTCAGGGCGACCTGGCGGAGCTGGACGAGGCCACGCTGGCCGCGGCCCTGTCCGAGCTGCCGCACGTCCAGGTGCCGGAACCCGGCCTCGTGGTGGACCTGCTCGCGGAGACCGGCCTGGTCGCGAGCAAGTCGGCCGGCCGCCGGACCGTGAAGGAGGGCGGTGCCTACGTGAACAACGCGAAGGTCACCGCCGAGGACGCGGTCCCCGCCAAGGAGGACCTGCTCCACGGGCGCTGGCTGGTGCTGCGCCGCGGCAAGAAGAACCTGGCCGCGGTGGAGGTCACCGGCGCCTGA
- the moaA gene encoding GTP 3',8-cyclase MoaA, producing MLLDTYGRVATDLRVSLTDRCNLRCTYCMPEEGLQWLGKSDLLSDDEIVRLIRIAVTQLGITEVRFTGGEPLLRPGLVGIVERCAALEPRPKMSLTTNGIGLKRTAQALKSAGLDRVNVSLDTLRPDVFKTLTRRDRHKDVIDGMAAAREAGLTPVKVNAVLMPGLNDDEAPDLLAWAVENEYELRFIEQMPLDAQHGWKRDGMITAGDILESLRTRFTLTEEGAAERGSAPAERWVVDGGPATVGVIASVTRPFCSACDRTRLTADGQVRTCLFATEESDLRAALRSGAPDEEIARLWKVAMWGKKAGSGLDDPSFLQPDRPMSAIGG from the coding sequence GTGCTTCTCGATACCTACGGCCGCGTGGCCACTGACCTGCGCGTCTCACTGACGGACCGGTGCAATCTGCGGTGCACCTACTGCATGCCCGAAGAGGGGCTGCAGTGGCTCGGCAAGTCGGACCTGCTCAGTGATGACGAGATCGTCCGGTTGATCCGCATCGCGGTCACGCAGCTGGGGATCACCGAGGTCCGGTTCACCGGCGGCGAGCCGCTGCTGCGACCCGGCCTGGTCGGCATCGTCGAGCGGTGCGCCGCCCTGGAGCCCCGCCCCAAGATGTCCCTGACCACCAACGGTATCGGCCTGAAGCGCACCGCGCAGGCCCTGAAGTCCGCCGGCCTGGACCGGGTGAACGTCTCGCTGGACACCCTGCGCCCCGACGTCTTCAAGACCCTCACCCGCCGCGACCGGCACAAGGACGTCATCGACGGCATGGCCGCGGCGCGCGAGGCCGGCCTCACCCCCGTCAAGGTCAATGCCGTGCTCATGCCCGGCCTCAACGACGACGAGGCCCCCGACCTGCTGGCCTGGGCCGTGGAGAACGAGTACGAGCTCCGCTTCATCGAGCAGATGCCGCTCGACGCCCAGCACGGCTGGAAGCGCGACGGCATGATCACCGCCGGGGACATCCTGGAGTCCCTGCGCACCCGCTTCACGCTCACCGAGGAAGGCGCCGCCGAGCGCGGCTCCGCCCCGGCCGAGCGCTGGGTGGTCGACGGGGGCCCGGCCACCGTCGGTGTCATCGCCTCGGTCACCCGCCCGTTCTGCAGCGCCTGCGACCGTACGCGGCTTACGGCCGACGGCCAGGTGCGCACGTGCCTGTTCGCGACCGAGGAGTCGGACCTGCGCGCGGCCCTGCGCTCGGGCGCCCCGGACGAGGAGATCGCCCGGCTGTGGAAGGTCGCCATGTGGGGCAAGAAGGCGGGGTCCGGCCTCGACGACCCGTCCTTCCTGCAGCCCGACCGCCCGATGTCCGCGATCGGCGGCTGA
- a CDS encoding TldD/PmbA family protein, with amino-acid sequence MPHSIDAVFTALPLRALADAALARARALGAEHADFRLERIRSASWRLRDAKPSGGSDTTDLGYAVRVVHGGSWGFASGVDLTMDAAAKVASQAVAMAKLSAQVIKAAGSDERVELADEPVHADRTWISAYDVNPFDVPDAEKAALLADWSSRLLAADGVAHVDASLLAVHENKFYADTAGTSTTQQRVRIHPQLTAVAVNGGTGEFDSMRTIAPPAGRGWEYLTGTGWDWNSELEQIPGLLAEKMRAPSVEAGRYDLVVDPSNLWLTIHESIGHATELDRALGYEAAYAGTSFATFDQLGKLKYGSPIMNVTGDRTAEHGLATVGFDDEGVQAQSWDLVKDGTLVGYQLDRRIAKLTGLGRSNGCAFADSPGHVPVQRMANVSLQPDPGGLSTEDLIGGVERGIYVVGDRSWSIDMQRYNFQFTGQRFFRIENGKLAGQLRDVAYQATTTDFWGSMEKVGGPQTYVLGGAFNCGKAQPGQVAAVSHGCPSALFRDVNILNTTQEAGR; translated from the coding sequence GTGCCCCATTCCATCGACGCGGTCTTCACCGCGCTGCCCCTGCGGGCGCTCGCCGATGCGGCGCTCGCCCGGGCCCGCGCGCTGGGCGCCGAGCATGCCGACTTCCGGCTGGAACGGATCCGCAGCGCCTCCTGGCGCCTGCGGGACGCCAAGCCGTCCGGTGGCTCCGACACCACCGATCTCGGGTACGCGGTCCGGGTCGTGCACGGGGGCAGCTGGGGATTCGCCTCCGGTGTGGACCTGACCATGGACGCCGCCGCCAAGGTGGCCTCGCAGGCCGTGGCCATGGCGAAGCTGTCCGCCCAGGTGATCAAGGCCGCGGGGTCGGACGAGCGCGTGGAGCTCGCCGACGAGCCGGTGCACGCCGACCGGACGTGGATCTCCGCCTACGACGTGAACCCCTTCGACGTGCCGGACGCCGAGAAGGCCGCGCTGCTCGCCGACTGGAGCTCGCGCCTGCTGGCGGCCGACGGGGTGGCCCACGTGGACGCCTCGCTGCTCGCCGTCCACGAGAACAAGTTCTACGCCGACACCGCGGGCACCTCGACCACGCAGCAGCGGGTCCGGATCCACCCGCAGCTCACCGCGGTCGCCGTGAACGGCGGAACCGGCGAGTTCGACTCGATGCGCACCATCGCCCCGCCGGCGGGGCGCGGCTGGGAGTACCTGACCGGCACCGGCTGGGACTGGAACTCCGAGCTGGAGCAGATCCCCGGCCTGCTCGCCGAGAAGATGCGGGCGCCGAGCGTCGAGGCCGGCCGCTACGACCTGGTGGTGGACCCGTCCAACCTGTGGCTCACCATCCACGAGTCCATCGGCCACGCTACCGAGCTGGACCGGGCGCTGGGCTACGAGGCGGCGTACGCGGGGACCTCCTTCGCCACCTTCGACCAGCTGGGCAAGCTCAAGTACGGCTCCCCGATCATGAACGTGACGGGCGACCGCACCGCCGAGCACGGTCTGGCCACCGTCGGCTTCGACGACGAGGGCGTCCAGGCGCAGAGCTGGGACCTGGTCAAGGACGGCACCCTGGTCGGCTACCAGCTGGACCGGCGGATCGCGAAGCTGACCGGCCTCGGGCGCTCCAACGGCTGCGCCTTCGCCGATTCCCCCGGGCACGTGCCGGTCCAGCGGATGGCGAACGTCTCCCTCCAGCCGGATCCGGGCGGGCTCTCGACCGAGGACCTGATCGGCGGGGTGGAGCGCGGGATCTACGTGGTCGGCGACCGCTCGTGGTCGATCGACATGCAGCGCTACAACTTCCAGTTCACCGGGCAGCGGTTCTTCCGGATCGAGAACGGCAAGCTGGCGGGGCAGCTGCGCGACGTCGCCTACCAGGCCACCACCACCGATTTCTGGGGCTCGATGGAGAAGGTCGGCGGCCCGCAGACCTACGTCCTGGGCGGCGCCTTCAACTGCGGCAAGGCCCAGCCGGGCCAGGTGGCGGCGGTCTCGCACGGCTGCCCGTCCGCGCTGTTCCGCGACGTGAACATCCTGAACACCACGCAGGAGGCCGGGCGATGA
- a CDS encoding metallopeptidase TldD-related protein, giving the protein MSSSIRITKPHEVVERALELSTADGCVVIADEGSSANLRWAGNALTTNGVTRGRTLTIIATVDGKEGTASGVVSRSAVTADDLEPLVRAAEAAARGAGPAEDAQQLVAGIPASPDFTDAPAETSSAVFADFAPALGEAFARAREGGRELYGFAHHELVSTYVGTSTGLRLRHDQPNGTLELNAKSPDRQRSAWAGRSTRDFKDVDPTALDAELAVRLGWAERKIDLPAGRYETLLPPTAVADLLIYQMWSAAARDAVEGRTVFSKPGGGTRLGEKLSGLPLTLRSDPNAPGLESAPFVIAHSSGDDASVFDNGLPVPATEWIADGHLNRLSTTRHTAGLTGMQLSPGFGNLILDAGGEKSLDEMVAATERGLLLTCLWYIREVDPATLLLTGLTRDGVYLVENGQVVGEVNNFRFNESPVDLLSRASEAGRTEKTLPREWSDWFTRAAMPALRIPDFNMSSVSKGV; this is encoded by the coding sequence ATGAGCTCGTCGATTCGCATCACCAAGCCCCACGAGGTCGTCGAGCGGGCCCTGGAGCTGTCCACGGCCGACGGTTGCGTCGTCATCGCGGACGAGGGGTCGAGCGCCAATCTCCGCTGGGCGGGCAACGCCCTGACGACGAACGGCGTGACCCGCGGCCGGACCCTGACGATCATCGCCACGGTCGACGGGAAGGAGGGCACGGCCTCGGGGGTCGTCTCGCGCTCCGCCGTGACCGCGGACGACCTGGAGCCGCTGGTCCGGGCCGCCGAGGCGGCCGCCCGCGGGGCGGGCCCGGCCGAGGACGCCCAGCAGCTGGTCGCCGGGATCCCGGCCTCGCCGGACTTCACCGACGCCCCGGCCGAGACGAGTTCGGCGGTCTTCGCGGACTTCGCCCCGGCCCTCGGCGAGGCCTTCGCCCGGGCCCGTGAGGGCGGCCGGGAGCTGTACGGCTTCGCCCACCACGAGCTGGTCTCCACGTACGTGGGCACCTCGACGGGCCTGCGGCTGCGCCACGACCAGCCGAACGGCACCCTGGAGCTGAACGCGAAGTCCCCGGACCGGCAGCGCTCCGCCTGGGCGGGCCGCTCCACCCGGGACTTCAAGGACGTGGACCCGACCGCGCTGGACGCGGAGCTCGCCGTGCGCCTCGGCTGGGCGGAGCGGAAGATCGACCTGCCCGCGGGCCGGTACGAGACCCTGCTGCCGCCGACCGCCGTGGCCGACCTGCTGATCTACCAGATGTGGTCGGCGGCGGCCCGGGACGCGGTGGAGGGCCGTACGGTCTTCTCCAAGCCCGGCGGCGGCACGCGGCTCGGCGAGAAGCTGTCCGGGCTGCCGCTCACCCTGCGCAGCGACCCGAACGCGCCGGGCCTGGAGTCCGCGCCGTTCGTGATCGCGCACAGCTCCGGCGACGACGCCTCGGTGTTCGACAACGGCCTGCCGGTCCCGGCGACCGAGTGGATCGCGGACGGTCACCTGAACCGGCTGAGCACGACCCGGCACACGGCGGGCCTGACCGGAATGCAGCTCTCCCCCGGCTTCGGGAACCTGATCCTGGACGCGGGCGGCGAGAAGTCCCTCGACGAGATGGTCGCGGCCACCGAGCGGGGCCTGCTGCTGACCTGCCTCTGGTACATCCGCGAGGTGGACCCGGCGACGTTGCTGCTCACCGGCCTGACCCGGGACGGCGTCTACCTGGTGGAGAACGGGCAGGTGGTCGGCGAGGTCAACAACTTCCGGTTCAACGAGTCCCCCGTGGACCTGCTGTCGCGGGCCTCGGAGGCCGGCCGGACCGAGAAGACCCTGCCGCGCGAGTGGAGCGACTGGTTCACCCGTGCCGCGATGCCGGCCCTGCGCATCCCGGACTTCAACATGAGCTCGGTGAGCAAGGGCGTCTGA
- the fabI gene encoding enoyl-ACP reductase FabI, with protein MSGILEGKRILITGVLMESSIAFHTARLAQEQGAEVILTAWPRPSLTERIAKKLPKPVKVIELDVTNDEHLARLEGLVRDELGGLDGVVHSIGFAPQDALGGNFLNTPFESVATAMHVSAFSLKSLAMACKPLFPAEGAAIVGLTFDAQFAWPQYDWMGPAKAALEATSRYLARDLGKENIRCNLVSAGPIGSMAAKSIPGFGELAEVWNTRSMLNWDMSDPEPAGKGVVALLSDWFPKTTGEIVHVDGGLHAMGA; from the coding sequence ATGAGCGGAATTCTCGAGGGCAAGCGCATCCTCATCACGGGTGTGCTGATGGAGTCGTCCATCGCCTTCCACACGGCCCGGCTGGCTCAGGAGCAGGGCGCAGAGGTCATCCTCACCGCGTGGCCGCGTCCGTCGCTGACCGAGCGCATCGCGAAGAAGCTGCCGAAGCCGGTCAAGGTGATCGAGCTCGACGTCACCAACGACGAGCACCTGGCCCGCCTGGAGGGCCTCGTCCGCGACGAGCTCGGCGGCCTCGACGGCGTCGTCCACTCCATCGGCTTCGCGCCGCAGGACGCCCTCGGCGGCAACTTCCTGAACACCCCGTTCGAGTCGGTGGCCACCGCCATGCACGTCTCGGCGTTCTCGCTGAAGTCGCTGGCCATGGCCTGCAAGCCGCTGTTCCCGGCGGAGGGCGCGGCCATCGTCGGCCTCACCTTCGACGCGCAGTTCGCCTGGCCGCAGTACGACTGGATGGGCCCGGCCAAGGCCGCCCTGGAGGCCACCAGCCGTTACCTCGCCCGCGACCTGGGCAAGGAGAACATCCGCTGCAACCTGGTCTCGGCCGGTCCGATCGGCTCCATGGCCGCGAAGTCCATCCCGGGGTTCGGCGAGCTGGCCGAGGTCTGGAACACCCGCTCCATGCTGAACTGGGACATGAGCGACCCGGAGCCGGCCGGCAAGGGCGTCGTCGCCCTGCTCTCGGACTGGTTCCCGAAGACCACCGGCGAGATCGTCCACGTGGACGGCGGCCTGCACGCGATGGGCGCCTGA
- a CDS encoding DUF3099 domain-containing protein, whose product MERTKRQKRNGAEVFRITGARMGLAEDVRGRQRRYVISMGIRTLSVIATVLLWNVQRPVAIVTLVAGALLPYVAVVIANAGRESTPSLPSHFVPAPVRPALDPGNLRKSSDQS is encoded by the coding sequence GTGGAGCGGACGAAGCGGCAGAAGCGGAACGGGGCCGAGGTCTTCCGGATCACCGGCGCACGGATGGGTCTCGCCGAGGACGTGCGGGGCCGCCAGCGGCGATACGTGATCTCGATGGGGATCAGGACCCTGTCGGTCATCGCGACCGTACTGTTGTGGAACGTACAGCGCCCGGTGGCCATCGTGACGCTCGTGGCGGGAGCCCTGCTCCCCTACGTGGCCGTGGTCATTGCCAATGCCGGACGGGAGTCGACGCCCTCGCTGCCCTCGCACTTCGTCCCGGCCCCCGTGCGGCCGGCGCTCGACCCTGGAAACCTCAGGAAAAGCTCAGATCAATCGTGA
- a CDS encoding FadR/GntR family transcriptional regulator, with amino-acid sequence MPLTSPRRSALVDQVIAQLRNQITSGEWPVGARIPTEPKLVELLGVARNTVREAVRALAHNGLLDIRQGSGTYVIATSELAGVMHRRFAGADPRHIAELRSTLESAAARLAAERRTERDLVQLDALLARREEAWTGGDAEVFVAADVSLHMAVVTASHNEVLIELYADLGDLVADWLRGDVGTELHPSAHLDHARLIEAIRRGDGDAAASEAAGYPFACLGEKAADTPVNSAEDAPLTGAGG; translated from the coding sequence ATGCCGCTGACCTCGCCCCGGCGCTCCGCGCTCGTCGATCAGGTGATCGCCCAGCTGCGGAACCAGATCACCTCCGGCGAGTGGCCGGTCGGCGCCCGCATTCCGACCGAGCCGAAGCTCGTCGAGCTGCTGGGCGTCGCCCGCAACACGGTGCGCGAGGCCGTGCGGGCGCTGGCGCACAACGGCCTCCTCGACATCCGCCAGGGTTCGGGGACGTACGTCATCGCCACCAGCGAGCTGGCCGGCGTGATGCACCGCCGCTTCGCCGGGGCCGACCCGCGGCACATCGCCGAGCTGCGTTCGACGCTGGAGTCCGCGGCGGCCCGACTGGCGGCGGAGCGGCGTACCGAGCGGGACCTCGTACAGCTGGACGCCCTGCTGGCGCGCCGCGAGGAGGCCTGGACGGGCGGCGACGCGGAGGTCTTCGTGGCGGCGGACGTGAGTCTGCACATGGCGGTGGTGACCGCCTCGCACAACGAGGTGCTGATCGAGCTGTACGCGGACCTCGGCGATCTGGTGGCGGACTGGCTGCGGGGGGACGTGGGGACCGAACTGCACCCTTCCGCCCACCTGGACCACGCCCGGTTGATCGAGGCGATCCGGCGGGGCGACGGGGACGCGGCGGCCTCGGAGGCCGCGGGCTACCCCTTCGCCTGCCTCGGCGAGAAGGCGGCTGACACGCCGGTCAACAGCGCGGAGGACGCCCCGCTCACGGGCGCCGGTGGCTGA
- a CDS encoding solute symporter family protein encodes MSGAHHLTTLAAGASEHRPLIITLFGLFVVATLIITVWAGRQTRGAADFYAGGRQFTGFQNGLAISGDYMSAASFLGIAGAIALFGYDGFLYSIGFLVAWLVALLLVAEPLRNSGRYTMGDVLAYRMRQRPVRTAAGTSTIVVSIFYLLAQMAGAGVLVSLLLGITSDGGKVAVVALVGVLMIVYVTIGGMKGTTWVQMIKAVLLIAGALLITFLVLLKFHFNISDLLGKAAENSGQGVKFLEPGLKYGKDSTSKLDFLSLGLALVLGTAGLPHILIRFYTVPTAKAARKSVNWAIGIIGAFYLMTIALGFGAAALLKRADILASNKAGNTAAPLLAQAVGGGPDSTGGAILLAVISAVAFATILAVVAGLTLASSSSFAHDLYVNVIRKGKATEKEEMRAARWSTVVIGAVAIGLGALARDLNVAGLVALAFAVAASANLPTILYSLFWKRFTTQGALWSIYGGLVSAVGLVLFSPVVSGKPTSMFKEADFFWFPLENPGIISIPLGFLLGWLGTVLSKEKADPQKFAELEVRSLTGTGAH; translated from the coding sequence ATGAGCGGCGCGCACCACCTGACGACGCTCGCCGCGGGAGCCTCCGAGCACCGTCCGCTGATCATCACCTTGTTCGGACTGTTCGTCGTCGCCACCCTGATCATCACGGTCTGGGCCGGCCGCCAGACCCGGGGCGCCGCCGACTTCTACGCGGGCGGCCGCCAGTTCACCGGCTTCCAGAACGGCCTCGCCATCTCCGGCGACTACATGTCCGCCGCGTCCTTCCTCGGCATCGCCGGAGCCATCGCCCTCTTCGGCTACGACGGCTTCCTCTACTCGATCGGCTTCCTCGTCGCCTGGCTGGTCGCCCTGCTGCTCGTCGCCGAGCCGCTGCGCAACTCCGGCCGCTACACGATGGGCGACGTCCTCGCGTACCGGATGCGCCAGCGGCCCGTCCGCACCGCCGCCGGCACCTCCACCATCGTGGTCTCGATCTTCTACCTGCTCGCCCAGATGGCCGGCGCCGGCGTGCTCGTCTCCCTGCTCCTGGGCATCACCAGCGACGGCGGCAAGGTGGCCGTCGTCGCGCTGGTCGGCGTACTGATGATCGTCTACGTGACCATCGGCGGGATGAAGGGCACCACCTGGGTCCAGATGATCAAGGCGGTGCTGCTGATCGCGGGGGCCCTGCTGATCACCTTCCTGGTGCTGCTGAAGTTCCACTTCAACATCTCCGACCTGCTGGGCAAGGCCGCCGAGAACAGCGGACAGGGGGTGAAGTTCCTCGAACCCGGTCTCAAGTACGGCAAGGACTCGACCTCGAAGCTGGACTTCCTCTCGCTCGGCCTCGCCCTCGTCCTCGGCACCGCGGGGCTTCCGCACATCCTGATCCGCTTCTACACCGTGCCCACGGCCAAGGCCGCCCGCAAGTCCGTGAACTGGGCCATCGGCATCATCGGCGCGTTCTACCTGATGACCATCGCCCTCGGCTTCGGTGCCGCGGCCCTGCTGAAGAGGGCCGACATCCTGGCCTCGAACAAGGCCGGCAACACCGCCGCACCCCTGCTGGCCCAGGCCGTCGGCGGCGGCCCCGACTCCACCGGCGGCGCCATCCTGCTCGCCGTGATTTCCGCGGTCGCCTTCGCCACCATCCTGGCCGTCGTCGCGGGCCTCACCCTCGCCTCCTCCTCGTCCTTCGCGCACGACCTGTACGTCAACGTGATCCGCAAGGGCAAGGCCACCGAGAAGGAGGAGATGCGCGCGGCCCGCTGGTCCACCGTCGTCATCGGAGCGGTCGCCATCGGCCTCGGCGCGCTGGCCCGCGACCTGAACGTGGCCGGCCTGGTCGCGCTCGCCTTCGCGGTCGCCGCCTCCGCGAACCTGCCGACGATCCTCTACAGCCTCTTCTGGAAGCGCTTCACCACCCAGGGCGCGCTCTGGTCCATCTACGGCGGACTGGTTTCGGCGGTTGGCCTGGTGCTGTTCTCCCCGGTGGTGTCCGGAAAGCCCACCTCCATGTTCAAGGAAGCGGACTTCTTCTGGTTCCCGCTGGAGAACCCGGGGATCATCTCGATCCCCCTCGGCTTCCTGCTGGGCTGGCTGGGAACCGTCCTCTCCAAAGAGAAGGCCGACCCCCAGAAGTTCGCCGAGCTGGAGGTGCGTTCCCTCACCGGAACCGGGGCGCACTGA